In one window of Gemmatimonadota bacterium DNA:
- a CDS encoding FliA/WhiG family RNA polymerase sigma factor: MKRNESTTQAPQPIADALWQRYRSTGDPEARTQLLDRYLGLVHHVARQVAARVSDVVEVDDLVSAGTLGLVQALESFDLSRGLAFSTYAMRRIRGAILDELRSRDWVPRSVRAKGRQMAAVVASLESRLGRSPEPTEVAGALSLDMETYWRWREEVDGAVLVSLDGSVTLDHAEAASLEETLPDQSVRLPGEALGEQETVATLKQAIAMLPPKERTVLALYYYEELNLRQIAEVLHVTESRVSQIRTQALKRLRQRMSPSEDVA; this comes from the coding sequence GCCCATCGCCGACGCCCTGTGGCAGCGCTACCGGTCCACCGGCGATCCCGAGGCCCGCACCCAGCTGCTCGACCGGTACCTCGGCCTGGTGCACCACGTGGCGCGGCAGGTGGCGGCGCGGGTCTCCGATGTCGTCGAGGTCGACGACCTGGTGAGCGCCGGCACCCTCGGCCTGGTGCAGGCCCTGGAGAGCTTCGACCTCTCCCGCGGCCTGGCCTTCAGCACCTACGCCATGCGGCGCATCCGGGGCGCCATCCTCGATGAGCTGCGCAGCCGCGACTGGGTGCCCCGGTCGGTGCGGGCCAAGGGCCGCCAGATGGCCGCCGTGGTGGCGAGCCTCGAGAGCCGGCTGGGCCGCTCGCCCGAGCCGACCGAGGTGGCCGGCGCCCTCTCGCTCGACATGGAGACCTACTGGCGCTGGCGCGAGGAGGTCGACGGCGCGGTGCTGGTCTCGCTCGACGGCAGCGTCACGCTCGACCACGCCGAGGCGGCCTCCCTCGAGGAGACCCTGCCCGACCAGTCGGTGCGCCTGCCCGGCGAGGCCCTCGGTGAGCAGGAGACCGTGGCGACCCTCAAGCAGGCCATCGCCATGCTCCCGCCCAAGGAGCGGACGGTGCTGGCGCTGTACTACTACGAGGAACTCAACCTCCGGCAGATCGCCGAGGTGCTGCACGTGACCGAGTCCCGCGTCTCGCAGATCCGCACCCAGGCGCTCAAGCGGCTGCGGCAGCGGATGTCCCCGTCGGAGGACGTGGCATGA